A region of Sulfurimonas sp. DNA encodes the following proteins:
- the sucD gene encoding succinate--CoA ligase subunit alpha, with product MSILVNKDTKVIVQGFTGKEGTFHAEQCLDYGTKIVGGVTPNKGGQEHLDKPVFNTVSEAVSTTGATVSMIFVPPAFVGDAVMEAAEAGIELAVIITEGAPVKDMQAAKAHATKHGMMTIGPNCPGVITAEECKIGIMPGMVFKKGSVGLISKSGTLTYEGANQVCNEGFGITTAVGIGGDPIIGLSYNQLLPMFEADPDTKAIVMIGEIGGDLEIQAAKLIKEQITKPVVAFIAGQTAPKGKTMGHAGAIVSGSAGTAKEKMDALEAAGVKVVVSPADIGKAIAEVMSKIS from the coding sequence ATGTCAATTTTAGTAAATAAAGATACAAAAGTAATCGTTCAAGGTTTTACAGGTAAAGAGGGTACTTTTCATGCTGAACAATGTTTAGACTATGGTACTAAAATTGTTGGTGGTGTTACACCAAACAAGGGTGGTCAAGAGCATTTAGACAAACCAGTTTTTAATACAGTTTCTGAAGCTGTTTCTACAACTGGTGCTACTGTTTCTATGATATTTGTTCCACCTGCATTTGTTGGTGACGCTGTAATGGAAGCTGCAGAAGCTGGAATTGAACTTGCGGTAATTATTACTGAAGGTGCACCAGTTAAAGATATGCAAGCGGCTAAAGCTCATGCAACTAAGCATGGCATGATGACTATTGGACCAAATTGTCCGGGTGTTATTACTGCTGAGGAGTGTAAAATTGGAATTATGCCTGGTATGGTTTTCAAAAAAGGTAGTGTTGGTCTGATTTCTAAATCAGGTACATTAACTTATGAAGGTGCAAATCAAGTTTGTAATGAAGGTTTTGGAATTACTACTGCTGTTGGTATTGGAGGGGATCCAATTATTGGTCTTTCATACAACCAACTTTTACCAATGTTTGAAGCAGATCCAGACACAAAAGCAATTGTTATGATTGGTGAGATTGGTGGAGATCTTGAGATTCAAGCTGCCAAGTTAATCAAAGAACAAATCACTAAACCTGTAGTTGCTTTTATTGCTGGTCAAACTGCACCAAAAGGTAAAACTATGGGTCACGCTGGAGCAATCGTTTCTGGTTCTGCTGGTACTGCAAAAGAAAAGATGGACGCACTTGAAGCTGCTGGTGTTAAAGTTGTTGTTTCTCCTGCTGATATTGGGAAAGCAATAGCAGAGGTTATGTCTAAAATAAGCTAG
- a CDS encoding 2-oxoglutarate ferredoxin oxidoreductase subunit beta, translating into MAFNYEKYLRLQKMPTLWCWGCGDGVILKSFVRAVEKLGWKQDDICLVSGIGCSGRFSSYVDFNTVHTTHGRTVAYATGVKLANPTKKVICVAGDGDALAIGGNHTIHGCRRNIDITFIIINNFIYGLTNSQTSPTTPKGMWTVTQKAGNIDPTFDTCKLAIASGASFVARETMIEPKKLEKMFIKAMEHKGFSVAEVLSNCHINLGRKNKMVSAMENLDWIKSISLAKKKFDVLSTEEQVNLLPLGILHEDKDADEYCDMYAEIQKVHQGERKKITQDDFAKKI; encoded by the coding sequence ATGGCATTTAATTATGAAAAATATTTAAGACTTCAAAAAATGCCAACACTATGGTGTTGGGGTTGTGGCGATGGTGTTATTCTAAAGTCATTCGTAAGAGCTGTTGAAAAATTAGGTTGGAAGCAAGATGATATTTGTCTAGTTTCAGGAATTGGATGTTCAGGAAGATTTTCTTCTTATGTTGATTTCAATACAGTTCATACAACTCACGGTAGAACAGTTGCTTATGCAACAGGTGTTAAGTTAGCTAACCCAACTAAAAAAGTTATTTGTGTTGCTGGTGATGGAGATGCTCTTGCTATTGGTGGTAATCATACAATTCATGGTTGTAGAAGAAATATAGATATTACTTTTATCATTATTAATAACTTTATTTATGGTTTAACAAACTCACAAACTTCCCCTACCACACCTAAGGGTATGTGGACTGTAACTCAAAAAGCTGGTAATATTGATCCAACTTTTGACACATGTAAGCTTGCTATAGCTTCTGGAGCTTCTTTTGTTGCTAGAGAAACTATGATAGAGCCTAAGAAACTTGAAAAAATGTTTATTAAAGCTATGGAGCATAAAGGCTTTTCAGTTGCGGAAGTACTTTCAAACTGTCATATCAACCTAGGTAGAAAAAATAAAATGGTTTCTGCTATGGAAAATCTTGATTGGATCAAAAGTATTTCTCTTGCTAAAAAGAAATTTGATGTATTAAGCACAGAAGAGCAGGTTAACTTATTACCACTTGGCATCTTACACGAAGACAAAGATGCTGATGAATATTGTGACATGTATGCAGAAATTCAAAAAGTACATCAGGGTGAAAGAAAGAAAATCACTCAAGATGACTTTGCGAAAAAGATATAA
- a CDS encoding 2-oxoacid:acceptor oxidoreductase family protein, producing the protein MSRTLMRFTGVGGQGVLLAGEIFAAAKIKAGGNGLKTATYTSQVRGGPTVVDIQLDDEEIYYPYANDGEIGFMLSVAQVSYDSFKDGVKPGGTIVVDPNLVKPTDEDRKIWDIHEIPIITIAKEEVGNVITQSVVALAIANTMMNALDKTVLIDTMLSKVPAKVHEVNKKAYELGESYAKKAMA; encoded by the coding sequence ATGTCTAGAACTTTAATGAGATTTACAGGTGTTGGCGGACAAGGTGTTCTTCTTGCTGGAGAAATTTTTGCTGCTGCAAAGATTAAAGCTGGTGGTAATGGATTGAAAACTGCTACATACACATCACAAGTTCGCGGTGGACCAACTGTTGTTGATATTCAACTTGATGATGAAGAAATTTATTATCCATATGCAAATGATGGTGAAATAGGTTTTATGCTTTCAGTTGCTCAAGTAAGTTATGATTCTTTTAAAGATGGTGTTAAACCAGGTGGAACAATCGTTGTTGACCCTAACCTTGTTAAGCCAACTGATGAAGATAGAAAAATATGGGATATTCATGAGATTCCTATTATTACAATTGCAAAAGAAGAGGTTGGAAATGTAATTACTCAGTCTGTAGTTGCTCTTGCGATTGCAAACACGATGATGAACGCTCTTGATAAAACTGTTTTAATTGATACAATGCTTTCTAAAGTACCAGCTAAAGTTCATGAAGTAAATAAAAAAGCTTATGAACTTGGCGAAAGTTATGCTAAAAAAGCTATGGCTTAA
- a CDS encoding TetR/AcrR family transcriptional regulator, with the protein MTEDKAQNKRNGTKQKILKVSTTLFSELGYKGTSIRKIARNVGIRESAIYNHYRSKEDIFLDVAKDIFSSPFSTQNSDIKEEALKGKSFVQNFTMQYKLLSFDKSSEKMFRLLMIELFQNKELREQFMSEFHAKNIKMLSEAFFIMMQNSIIKSQDPMMISYEFLSTLFYIRLQITLMKFDNDSTTAISTIFEKHVEFFWESIKI; encoded by the coding sequence ATGACCGAAGACAAAGCGCAAAACAAAAGAAATGGCACAAAACAAAAGATACTTAAAGTATCCACTACCCTATTCTCAGAATTAGGATACAAGGGTACTAGCATTAGGAAAATTGCTAGGAATGTAGGAATAAGAGAGAGTGCTATCTATAATCATTATAGGAGTAAGGAAGATATATTCTTAGATGTTGCAAAAGATATTTTTAGTTCACCCTTCTCTACTCAAAACTCTGATATTAAAGAAGAAGCACTGAAAGGAAAAAGTTTTGTACAAAACTTTACAATGCAGTACAAGCTGCTTTCTTTTGATAAGAGCAGCGAAAAAATGTTTAGGCTACTCATGATAGAGCTTTTTCAAAACAAAGAGCTTAGAGAGCAGTTTATGAGTGAGTTTCATGCAAAGAATATAAAGATGTTATCTGAAGCTTTTTTTATAATGATGCAGAACTCTATTATTAAATCTCAAGACCCAATGATGATTTCTTATGAATTTTTATCAACACTCTTTTACATAAGATTACAAATAACCTTAATGAAATTTGACAATGATTCTACCACTGCCATATCTACTATATTTGAAAAGCATGTTGAGTTTTTCTGGGAAAGTATAAAAATATAA
- a CDS encoding 4Fe-4S dicluster domain-containing protein has translation MGTFKTVNPGDQPVWVNTSNCKACDICVSVCPSGVLAMRYEISSTLGAMISIEHPEACIGCSECELSCPDFAIYVADRKDLKEVGLSFAKLTDEAKTRQEAIKANNYYSIEQGAR, from the coding sequence ATGGGAACTTTTAAGACTGTAAATCCTGGTGATCAACCGGTATGGGTAAACACTAGCAATTGTAAAGCGTGTGATATTTGTGTTTCTGTATGCCCATCTGGCGTACTTGCAATGCGATATGAAATATCTTCAACACTAGGAGCAATGATTTCTATTGAGCATCCAGAAGCTTGTATTGGCTGTTCTGAGTGTGAATTATCATGTCCTGATTTCGCTATATATGTAGCAGATAGAAAAGATTTAAAAGAAGTTGGTTTAAGCTTTGCAAAACTTACTGATGAAGCAAAAACTCGTCAAGAAGCTATAAAAGCAAACAACTACTATTCAATAGAGCAGGGGGCAAGATAA
- a CDS encoding glucosaminidase domain-containing protein, with protein sequence MNFKILTIVCLLTTMLNASDFSFRKYSHVEQFYAYNANDAIEISIKYNLPPAAILAMAGLESGYGSGYVAQITGNILSLGAFKKDKELPSLYLPYSKSKKMVIFDSKEIKKYLKDDLAWKQREKSLKRDYRPSKYAGTVNNLELLTYDEGLRKKATIACLNDFATRWITDNSNIKVFKETRLWLDKLVKEKGVSILFSKKTNQDFILRIGGHSHSFNYRKTWPKKVKLIMKKVGLVELTSDIYFKSMDFNTAWKNR encoded by the coding sequence ATGAATTTTAAAATACTTACTATTGTGTGCTTATTGACAACTATGTTAAATGCGAGTGACTTTAGTTTTAGAAAATATAGCCATGTAGAGCAATTTTATGCTTATAATGCAAATGATGCAATAGAAATATCAATAAAATACAACTTACCTCCAGCTGCAATCTTAGCAATGGCTGGATTAGAATCAGGTTATGGTAGTGGTTATGTAGCACAAATAACAGGAAATATATTAAGCTTAGGCGCGTTCAAAAAAGATAAAGAATTACCAAGTTTATACTTGCCCTACTCTAAATCTAAAAAAATGGTTATTTTTGATTCTAAAGAAATAAAAAAGTATTTAAAAGATGATTTAGCATGGAAGCAACGAGAAAAAAGTTTAAAAAGAGATTATAGACCTTCTAAGTATGCAGGAACAGTAAATAATTTAGAATTGCTAACTTATGATGAAGGTTTAAGAAAAAAAGCAACAATTGCATGTCTTAATGATTTCGCGACAAGATGGATAACAGACAATTCTAATATTAAAGTTTTTAAAGAAACTAGACTTTGGTTAGATAAACTTGTAAAAGAGAAAGGAGTTAGTATCTTATTTTCTAAAAAAACAAACCAAGATTTTATCTTAAGAATCGGTGGACATTCTCACTCTTTTAACTATAGGAAAACTTGGCCTAAAAAAGTAAAGTTAATAATGAAAAAGGTAGGACTGGTAGAATTGACAAGTGATATCTATTTTAAATCAATGGATTTTAATACTGCTTGGAAAAATAGATGA
- a CDS encoding 2-oxoglutarate synthase subunit alpha, with the protein MSREVIGNGNELAAEAAIDAGCMFFGGYPLTPSSEIMHVCSDLLPKKGGVSIQMEDEIAGICAVIGAGMSGVRTLTATSGPGISLKAENLGLAQMAEVPLVCINVMRGGPSTGLPTRVSQGDVAQAKNPSHGDYKSITLCAGSLEECYTETVRAFNLADRFMQPVFVLLDETIGHMHGKAVIPTLEEVEAGIVPRKRFDGPAEEYFPYECEHDEPAVLNPMFEGYRYHFTGLHHDKNGFPTEEIETCRKLIQRLEDKVELHKDEIESYEEFEMSDAEIMIIAYGSVSLAAKEAIRHLRKDGIKAGLFRPITLWPSPANKMREYANKIKKVLVVELNIGQYRDEVQRATSRLDIDGLFKVNGRPISPYEIVNKVKEL; encoded by the coding sequence ATGTCAAGAGAAGTTATAGGAAATGGAAACGAATTAGCTGCAGAAGCTGCTATTGACGCTGGTTGTATGTTTTTTGGTGGTTATCCATTGACACCATCAAGTGAAATTATGCATGTATGTTCTGATCTTTTACCAAAAAAAGGTGGTGTTTCAATCCAAATGGAAGATGAAATAGCTGGAATTTGTGCTGTTATTGGTGCTGGAATGAGTGGAGTAAGAACACTTACTGCGACATCTGGTCCTGGTATCTCACTTAAAGCTGAAAACCTAGGTCTTGCTCAAATGGCAGAAGTGCCTTTAGTTTGTATTAATGTTATGCGTGGTGGTCCATCTACTGGTCTTCCAACTCGTGTTTCTCAAGGAGATGTAGCTCAAGCAAAGAACCCATCTCATGGTGATTATAAATCAATTACTTTATGCGCAGGTAGTTTAGAAGAATGTTACACAGAAACTGTTAGAGCATTTAATCTTGCAGACAGATTTATGCAACCAGTATTTGTACTTTTAGATGAAACTATTGGTCACATGCATGGAAAAGCAGTTATCCCTACTTTAGAAGAGGTTGAAGCTGGAATTGTTCCACGAAAAAGATTTGATGGACCTGCTGAAGAGTACTTTCCATATGAGTGTGAACATGATGAGCCTGCTGTTCTTAACCCTATGTTTGAAGGTTATAGATATCACTTTACAGGTCTGCACCATGATAAAAATGGTTTTCCAACAGAAGAAATTGAAACTTGTAGAAAACTAATTCAAAGATTAGAAGATAAAGTAGAGCTTCATAAAGATGAAATTGAGTCTTATGAAGAGTTTGAAATGTCTGATGCTGAAATTATGATTATTGCATATGGTTCAGTTTCACTGGCTGCTAAAGAAGCAATTCGCCACTTAAGAAAAGATGGTATAAAAGCAGGTTTATTTAGACCAATTACTTTATGGCCTTCTCCAGCTAATAAGATGAGAGAGTATGCAAATAAAATTAAAAAAGTTTTAGTTGTAGAACTTAATATTGGTCAATATCGAGATGAAGTACAGCGTGCTACATCTAGATTAGACATAGATGGTTTATTTAAAGTTAATGGTAGACCAATATCTCCTTATGAGATTGTAAATAAAGTAAAGGAGTTATAA